The DNA segment taaattatttacttgtAAAAGTTaccaaaaagaagaaataaaataattgaaattttttatgtaaaataaaaaataatatataaaagcaaaagatttttcacattaaaaaagagaacaaataCAATATATAACGGAATATCcacaccaaaaaaggtaaaatattatataacggaatatattaaataatatacacAGATATCCGTGGTTAAATGTGCCATGTGCAAAATATATTGTGGCCGTAACAATGTTTAGCGGAAGTTCTCTTTAGGTAATGTAGAGACAAATGCTAGAGTAAGTTCGAATTATATttcacaatattatttttaagaatctaattaaagtattaaaaatgtaagtaatttttatatattattttttatcattaatgataaaattattaatatttataatattattttaaaattttatctaaaatagtagtttttatgaattaaatatataaaaattaaattctattttttatatatttacactAGAAATaattacaagttttttttttacatcaaatactcccaacaattcagtgcgtTTATTATTATCGTTTTAAACAAAAATCGACGATTGTGTATCATCACTAATACATGCAACTAAAATATCTGaacaaatttggtctctgcgaGGAGATAGACCGAAATTTTGTAGAAAgtcagagataaaaaaaaatataaagctaATAATTGACTATTAGTATTGTAATTGAGAAATTAATTTAGCATAATACAATTTggaagtaataaaataaaaaagaaagaaagcatgcaagaaaagtaaaaagagaaagaaagaaagaagaggcAGTGTCCCTATCTGATCTCAACAGCAGTTTTACCGTGTATGTATGTAGTCCATACTCTTGactctctcttcttctctttgcttctcttctttctctctcacgCAACAATGGCTCATCTCTTCAGAGACCTCTCATTGGGCCACTCCAAGAGAGACTCCACGCCGCCGCCGCCGATAATGCCTCCCAAGCCCTCCGCCGTCATCGCCGCCGACGACCTCCCCTCTCCGCTCGGCCAGCTCGCCGCCTCCCTCTCCGATTCCGACCTCGCATTAACCGCCTACGAGATCTTCGTCGCCGCGTGCCGCACCTCCTCCGGCAAGCCTCTCAGTTCCGCTGCCAACCACTCCTCCACCAATTCGCCCAGTCAGAACTCGCCTAACTCGCCCGCGCTCCAGCGATCCATCACCTCCACCGCCGCCAGCAAGGTCAAGAAGGCCTTCGGCCTGAAATCCCCAGGTTCTGCCTCCAGAAAGAGCCCTGGCTCCGGTTCGGGCCAGGGAAAGCCGAAACGCCCTCTCACCGTCGGCGAACTCATGCGCAACCAGATGAGGGTTTCCGAAGCCATGGATTCCCGCGTCCGACGCGCGCTGCTCAGGATTTCCGCTGGCCAGGTCGTTAACACTCTTCCCTTAATCCACTCCTCACGTTTTTCGCACGCGCTGCAATGCATGTTGCGAGTGACGCTTGATCTCGCTCtgctaactttttttctttgagtTTTACTTGTTTATAGCTTTTCGCTGAGGTTCTAAATTCGAGGTTTCGTCACAATCCTTGATATTGCAAGAAATTGCGGATAAACGCGGCTGCAATTGATGCGGTCGCTGAGAGTTCAAATTCCTTTGATCTGCTATTGGTTTATCTCAATTTCGCACGTGATTGTTACTTTGATCTAAATATAACTAACACGTGTTTAAATAACAAAACTCCACGAAGTGCTCGTTAACTTGCTGTTAATTGTTGCGTGTGTGTGAATTGCTCTAATATATGAATGGATATTGTGTCGTTGAAGTTTAATTGAGTGTTTATTTTTGCAGGTTGGAAGAAGGATTGAGTCTGTGGTAGTTCCGCTTGAGTTGTTGCAGCAGCTCAAGGCTTCGGATTTTACTGATCATCAAGAGTATGATGACTGGCAGAAGAGGACCTTGAAGGTTCTTGAAGCTGGTTTGATTTTGCATCCTCATATGCCGTTGGATAAGTCAAATTCTGCGGCGCAGCGACTGCGGCAGATTGTTCATGCTGCATTGGATAAGCCTATAGAAACCGGGAAGAATACCGAGTCTATGCAGGTTCTTCGTAGTGCTGTTATGTCTCTTGCAAATAGGTCGTACGAAGGGTCTTATGCTGATTCATGCCACTGGGCGGATGGGATTCCACTGAATCTTCGGCTTTATGAAATGCTTCTGCAATCCTGCTTTGATGCTAATGATGAGTCGTCAATTATTGAGGAATTTGATGAGCTAATGGAACAAATCAAGAAGACCTGGGCAATCCTTGGGTTGAATCAAACACTGCATAATCTCTGTTTCACTTGGGTCTTGTTTCACCGGTTTGTTGTGACTGGCCAGCTGGACTTGGACCTGCTGTCTGCTGCTGATGGCCAGCTGACGGAAGTTGCAAAAGATGCAAAGACGACAAAAGATGCAGAATATTCTAAAGTTTTGAGTTCTACATTGACTTCAATATTGGGGTGGGCTGAGAAAAGGCTCCTTGCTTATCATGAAACTTTTGACCGGGGAAATGTTGAAACCATGCAGGGCATTGTCTCTTTAGGGGTAGCAGCAGCTAAGATTTTGGTTGAGGATATCTCCAATGAGTATCGCCGGAGGAGAAGAAATGAAGTCAATGTGGCACGTGAGAGAATTGAAACTTACATCAGGTCGTCACTACGTACTGCTTTTGCCCAGGCAAGTTCTTTCTGTCTGCCATTGGCTTTTCCATTTAGTAAAAGGTGTTAGACTCGAGGTTTATCATCTACTGGGATTGCAATAGTGGTTGAAGAGGGAGATTttgattccttttcttttttattgtttgggGGGGCTGTAAAATAACTCTTTATAACTCACAGGTTGGTTATGTTTGACAATATAATGCCTGcacatttttttacttattaagTCAATGTGAAATTATATTGGCATACAATCTACAATTCTAGGTGATTGCACTTAAGTAAGAAAACTAgacatataattttcaaaatgctgATTAAATATACAAGGTTTATAAGGAATGGAAATTTGGATATCCATGAGAGGTTAATGGATAGTTTGGTTATTGTAATAGATTGTGATCTTAATTACAGTTATGACTTTAGTTTTCATGTTATGTTCTTCATTGATCTGCCTCTGTTATATAGATATGCATGAGCTGAAATATACTTGTTTTTCTGCTGCGTAGATAATGGAGAAAGCCGACTCCAGCAGGAGGGCATCCAAAAACCAGCCAAATGCTCTTCCTGGCCTTGTCATCCTTGCAAAGGATGTAGGTAGCCTGGCAGTCAATGAAAAGCAAGTGTTCAGTCCAATACTTAAGAGATGGCATCCTTTGGCAGCTGGTCTTGCTGTGGCCACCCTTCATGCATGCTATGGAAATGAATTGAAGCAATTCATATCAGGAATCACAGAATTGACACCTGATGCTGTTCAAGTTTTGAGAGCTGCAGATCAGTTGGAGAAAGACCTTGTGCAGATAGCAGTTGAGGATTCAGTGGAAAGTGAAGATGGTGGAAAGGCAATTATCCGTGAGATGCCTCCTTACGAGGCTGAAGGTGCAATTGCCAACCTTGTGAAAATATGGATTAAGACTAGAATAGACAGACTGAAGGAATGGGTCGACAGAAATCTGCAGCAAGAGGTTTGCATtcattatcttttcttttgttacCAGTTGATGATTTTCATTGGGACTTCATTACCTATAAGGATTGTCACGGATGagtattttgattaaattaggAGGTGTATGGAAGAGCTTTTATGGAGATTATGAGCTTTTGAAAATAACTTATGACTCCTACAAGCTCTCTTAGGAGAGCTATAAGCTTCTAGGTGAAGTTTATCAAAATAAGCtctttttagtttatttcaataatttttatggCCAAATTTATAGCATAAGCTATCATGCGATAGGAACTTGTTGAATAAgcacttaattaagttttttgcCCAAACACACCCTCAAACTCAGGAGTGTATAGCCTATAATCAAACATCATAAAGACATTGCTGAACATTTGtaggttgtgtgtgtgtgtgtgtctttacACCATTAGATTCTCTTAATTGATAAGTGATAACATATTCATAACTATGCATGCGATTTATTTTAATGTGTTCTGATTATATGCATTAATTAAAAACCTTTATTTTGAACTAACTTGGTTTACTGTGATATCCTACCCTAGCTTTGGAGTGCTCAAGCAAATCAGGAAGGATATGCCCCATCTTCTGTTGAAGTTTTGCGAATTATAAATGAAACTTTGGATGCTTTCTTTCAGCTTCCAATACCAATGCATCCTGTATTGCTTCCTGAAGTAATGAATGGTCTTGACAGATGCCTTCAGTACTATGTTATTAAAGCAAAATCTGGCTGTGGTAAATTTTGTTGGAATTTTATAGTTGAGCACTTGAGCTGTGATAGCATCTGTAATAACTGTTCTTTGTTATTATTCAGGATCACGAAACACATTTCTTCCAACAATGCCAGCATTGACCAGATGCACTATTGGTTCAAAGTTTCAGGGCTTTGggaagaaaaaggagaaatCTCCAAATCCTCAGAAGAGAAACCCTCAGGTTGCAACAAATGGGGATAGCTCTTCTGGAATACCCCAACTCTGTGTTCGCATAAATACTTTACAATGGATCCTGGGTGAATTTGATGTTCtggaaaaaagaataattaccCTATTACGGAACTCTGAGTCTGCTCATGTAGAAGATTTTTCAAATGGATTAGCAAAGAAGTTTGAACTATCTCCAGCCGCATGTCTTGAAGGAATCCAGCAACTCTGTGAGGCTGCAGCATATAGAATTGTCTTCCATGATCTAAGCCAGGTTTTATGGGATGGTTTATATGTTGGGGATCCAGCATCTTCAAGAATTGAGCCATGTCTTCAGGAACTTGAGCGGAAGTTAATGTTCATTTCAGACACTGTTCATGAAAGAATTCGCACACGTATTATTACTGAAATAATGAGAGCTTCCTTTGATGGATTCTTGCTTGTATTGCTTGCTGGAGGTCCCTCACGTGCTTTTACCCGGAAGGACTCTCAGATCATAGAGGATGATTTCAAATTTCTCAAGGAGTTGTTTTGGGCAAATGGGGATGGCTTGCCTTCTGAACTAATAGATAAATTTTCAACTACTGCAAGGTCTATCCTTCCCCTCTTCAGAACCGACACAGAGACCCTCATTGAGCAGTTCAGACGGTTGACCATGGAGACATATAAATCCTCTGCCAGGTCTAAACTCCCATTACCTCCTACTTCTGGACAGTGGAATCCATCAGAACCAAACACATTGTTACGTGTTTTGTGCTATAGAAATGATGAATCAGCTTCTAAGTTTCTGAAAAAGGCATATGATCTCCCCAAGAAACTTTAACAACCTTGAGAACCAGTTAATGGAATGGCAAACTGTAATGTACTGGGAGTGGGAGATGCATTCTGTTGAACTTGTCTGGTTCTGTTGGTATATAGTACAACGTTGCCCAGCAGGTAATTTATGTGAATTGTTGAGCAAGATTTACGTCAGGATGTGGCCGTCCTGTAAGACATTGGGAATATTGGTCAGAGGCTTAGTGCTACCGGCATGTTCTCCAAGTCCGAAGTGAGGCAGCATAAATCTTGGCCATGATTATGGCTGACTTATTTGCGAAGGTAGTTGAATATTCTTTCTGATTCATTAATTATTGGAAGATTAGAGATATCTCACGGTGGTTTATTCTgtgtttaacttaatttttccttttaccTTCTGAGAGTtccctctctctatatatagtaTGAAAATGGCATCTATGTTCTCATTATTCTTTTGTTAAATTCCTTTGGATTGGGTTGCCCCTTTTACTAGTATGAAATGCAGGCAGTGTATAATAGCCTATTTGTTGATTGAGAGTTTCTGCAATTATTTCTTAGTATGAATGAAAAGGCTGGCGTTGATTGTAACCTGAGATTTAACATTGTACATATGCTAATTCAGCACTTTTTTATGTCATACATATCCCTCTTAGTCAGACAAGTTTGGTTTATGGACTTTTCTTAACGAAGTTTCTGGTCGGGATTGTTGAGTTGTGCCATGTGTGGACAGCTAAAACACCTTTAGCTACTTGATTATGGAAAACGCAAAGACTGGGCACACATTATCTTAGTGGGGCCGGAATAATTGATTGCTCTTATTGTACTTCCTATAACTGAAGTCGATGCAAACGTAATAAAATTACTTTAGTGACCCACCAACCATGCTTTGTGATCTGCTGACTGTTGTCTTAAATATAAGGGGGGAAAAATCTAAATATGAAAGTATTAGCTATAGTCGCATCAATGCCTCCATGATCGAGTAATTTTTGGAAAGAGGAAAATAAACACAGTTTTGTTGATAATTTATAGACATTAGTACAATAAAcagttttcttgaaaaaaaatgtggatgatattaaattaaatttagaagtgaaaaaaatactaacatttTAGTGTAAAAGTATGTGTTGCGGATCAGGTAATTGAAGACAGCAATTATTACACAATATATACTCTTGAGTCTTCTCTAGTTTGAGAAAAGTGAAAATGTAATGTGTtctataatgcattttttttttcgttttattacaaaaatatataagaaaactaAGAATGTAATAAAATTGTACTTTGTAAAGGAAGTGAGGTGAGGTTTAGGTGAGTGAATTCTAATACAGACAATGTGCTATCGGATTGAACGATTGCAAAATAAAATGATCAAATGAAGTGACTAATAAATCATGAATGGGCATACCAATGGTGCAAAATGGAATGATCAAATAGCTCATTGTTTTTTATCCGAGATCATTTTGTTCAGAAAGGGatgcattttgtttttttatttatagatatacTATTTTTTCACCTCTGAAGATTGGAGACACTCTTTTACAATTTCCTTGATCCTTCTCTTCATTAGTTCATCTTTCACTCCAGTAAGCATGTGACGGCAAAACATTTCCAACCTACTTAGCTTCCTTTGATCCGCTGCCTCCCATTCTTTTGCAATGTCAAATGAACCTGAATTGCGCAACGAAACAGGGATATCTTGTTCATCAAAAGGTTTTCCAAAAACAGAACCATGAAGTATACTAGCATATTTTTCCATTATAGATAGCTTTGTTTGAAGTAGCCTCAGCTCATTCAATGCTGAGGATAATTTCTCTTCTGTTTCTGTTGCCACTTCAGTATCCTTTTCTCTAGCCTTATCTTGCTCACCGGAGCTTTTTACTTCCTCTTCCTCAAAATCCTCCATCGTAGAAGGCCATAGCATGACCATGGGAGTGTAACAATCTAACCCTTTACCATCTCCAAGAGCTCCACTCCTTCCCCTACCCCAAGACCACATTCTATATCCCTCTCGCGCAACAATAACAGTATGTGCAGCCCCACATGCAACTTTAACTGGATCTGGAAATTTAGGCTGTTGTGGCTTGCATGACATGAGACGGGGAGAGAGGGCATCACCAGAATCTGTTCCAGCACGACTCGCATCAGGGCATAAGCCAAGACCCTTCTCCATTCCCCATGACCACACATCACCATCTGAGGAAACAACACTAGTATGAAAAAACCACAGTCAACACAAGTAAGTGATACATTTTGTGGCAATTCTTTAACAGGTGTAGGAAATAAGGCGCTTTGTGTTGTTCCATGCCCAAGGCCAAAAGTCCAGCGTGTGCTTTCTACTGTCACAAGATTTCTTTTTATGAGTGAGCAAAGCATTGTGAAAGGCATAAGGGGACTCCTCATCAAATGTTCTAACAACTTCCGGATGCAGTCTGCTCTCTCGATCCCCCAAGCCTAATTGGCCACGGCTGTTATAACCCCAAGAGTAGCACACTAAATCTTCACCATTGTATGCCTCTCCAGCACTAACCCGAGCTACAACATGTTCATTTCCACATGCAACCTTGACAACAGTGTGACCCTGAAAATCCCAAACTGGACTTGGAGTGAAACTGCTT comes from the Glycine soja cultivar W05 chromosome 6, ASM419377v2, whole genome shotgun sequence genome and includes:
- the LOC114415156 gene encoding protein unc-13 homolog, which codes for MYVVHTLDSLFFSLLLFFLSHATMAHLFRDLSLGHSKRDSTPPPPIMPPKPSAVIAADDLPSPLGQLAASLSDSDLALTAYEIFVAACRTSSGKPLSSAANHSSTNSPSQNSPNSPALQRSITSTAASKVKKAFGLKSPGSASRKSPGSGSGQGKPKRPLTVGELMRNQMRVSEAMDSRVRRALLRISAGQVGRRIESVVVPLELLQQLKASDFTDHQEYDDWQKRTLKVLEAGLILHPHMPLDKSNSAAQRLRQIVHAALDKPIETGKNTESMQVLRSAVMSLANRSYEGSYADSCHWADGIPLNLRLYEMLLQSCFDANDESSIIEEFDELMEQIKKTWAILGLNQTLHNLCFTWVLFHRFVVTGQLDLDLLSAADGQLTEVAKDAKTTKDAEYSKVLSSTLTSILGWAEKRLLAYHETFDRGNVETMQGIVSLGVAAAKILVEDISNEYRRRRRNEVNVARERIETYIRSSLRTAFAQIMEKADSSRRASKNQPNALPGLVILAKDVGSLAVNEKQVFSPILKRWHPLAAGLAVATLHACYGNELKQFISGITELTPDAVQVLRAADQLEKDLVQIAVEDSVESEDGGKAIIREMPPYEAEGAIANLVKIWIKTRIDRLKEWVDRNLQQELWSAQANQEGYAPSSVEVLRIINETLDAFFQLPIPMHPVLLPEVMNGLDRCLQYYVIKAKSGCGSRNTFLPTMPALTRCTIGSKFQGFGKKKEKSPNPQKRNPQVATNGDSSSGIPQLCVRINTLQWILGEFDVLEKRIITLLRNSESAHVEDFSNGLAKKFELSPAACLEGIQQLCEAAAYRIVFHDLSQVLWDGLYVGDPASSRIEPCLQELERKLMFISDTVHERIRTRIITEIMRASFDGFLLVLLAGGPSRAFTRKDSQIIEDDFKFLKELFWANGDGLPSELIDKFSTTARSILPLFRTDTETLIEQFRRLTMETYKSSARSKLPLPPTSGQWNPSEPNTLLRVLCYRNDESASKFLKKAYDLPKKL